The DNA window GAGTATGATGGGGCACAGGGTGAAGGTGCTGCCGTGGTCCACCTTCCGAATGAACCTGTCCTGTACCTCGCCCTACAACGCCGATTTCGACGGCGACGAGATGAACCTGCACGTGCCGCAGTCCATGGAGACGCGCGCCGAGGTGGAGAACATCCACATCACGCCCCGGCAGATCATCACGCCGCAGGCCAACAAGCCCGTCATGGGTATTGTGCAGGACACCCTCACAGCCGTCCGTAAAATGACGAAGCGCGACGTCTTCATCACGAGGGAACAGATGATGAACCTGCTCATGTTCTTGCCCACCTGGGACGGCAAGATGCCCCAACCGTGCATCCTCAAGCCGCGCCCCCTGTGGACCGGCAAGCAGATCTTCTCCCTGATCATTCCCGGTAACGTGAACATGATCCGCACCCATTCGACCCATCCCGACGAGGAGGATGACGGCCCCTACAAGTGGATCTCGCCCGGCGACACCAAGGTAATGGTGGAGCACGGCGAACTCATCATGGGCATTCTCTGCAAGAAGACGCTGGGTACCTCGGCCGGCTCCCTGCTGCATATTTGTTTCCTGGAGCTGGGACACGACATTGCCGGTCGGTTCTACGGCAACATCCAGACGGTGATCAACAACTGGCTGCTGCTCGAGGGGCACAGCATCGGTATTGGCGACACCATTGCCGATCCGCAGACCTACAACGAGATCCAGTGCGCCATCAAGAAGGCCAAGGACGACGTGATAAACGTCATCCAGAAGGCCCACAACATGGAGCTGGAGCCCACGCCCGGCAACACGCTGCGTCAGACCTTCGAGAACAAGGTGAACCGTATTCTGAACGATGCTCGTGACAAGACTGGTGGCTCCGCCAAGAAGTCCCTCACCGAGTACAACAATCTAAAGGCCATGGTGGTGTCCGGTTCCAAGGGATCCAACATTAACATCTCTCAGGTAACAATGATCCTAGAGATCTCTTCTGGAGATGATGGTCTAACGTTCCATTGACTTTCAGGTTATTGCTTGTGTGGGCCAGCAGAACGTGGAGGGTAAGCGTATCCCGTATGGGTTCCGCAAGCGCACCCTGCCCCACTTCATCAAGGACGATTACGGTCCCGAGTCGCGAGGCTTCGTGGAGAACTCGTACCTGGCCGGGCTGACGCCCTCCGAGTTCTATTTCCACGCCATGGGTGGTCGTGAGGGTCTCATCGATACTGCTGTCAAGACGGCCGAAACCGGTTACATCCAGCGTCGTCTGATAAAGGCTATGGAGTCGGTAATGGTCAACTATGACGGTACAGTGCGTAACTCGGTCGGTCAGCTCATCCAGCTGCGTTACGGCGAGGACGGCCTCTGCGGCGAGCTGGTCGAGTTCCAGAACATGCCCACGGTGAAGCTGTCCAACAAGTCCTTCGAGAAGCGCTTCAAGTTCGACTGGAGCAACGAGCGCTACATGCGCAAGGTGTTCACCGACGACATCATCAAGGAGATGACCGACAGCAGCGATGCCATCCAGGAGCTTGAGTCCGAGTGGGATCGCCTCGTCACGGATCGCGACAGCTTGCGGCAGATCTTCCCCAACGGCGACTCCAAGGTGGGTGCAGGAAGTCCTTTCTATCCCAGCCCTTAGTATCCAACTGACCGTTTCCTCTTTTTCGTCCTCTAGGTGGTACTTCCCTGTAACCTTCAGCGCATGATCTGGAACGTGCAGAAGATTTTCCACATCAACAAGCGACTGCCCACGGACCTGTCGCCGATGCGCGTCATCAAGGGCGTCAAGGGGCTGCTGGAACGGTGCGTGATTGTGACCGGAAACGATAGGATCTCGAAGCAGGCCAACGAGAACGCCACGCTGCTGTTCCAGTGCCTGATCCGGTCGACGCTCTGCACCAAGTACGTCTCGGAGGAGTTCCGCCTGTCCACAGAGGCCTTTGAGTGGTTGATCGGAGAAATCGAGACGCGCTTCCAGCAGGCCCAGGCCAATCCGGGCGAGATGGTGGGCGCCTTGGCTGCCCAGAGTTTGGGCGAGCCCGCCACCCAGATGACACTGAACACCTTCCATTTCGCCGGTGTGTCGTCGAAGAACGTGACCCTGGGTGTGCCGCGTCTCAAGGAGATCATCAACATCTCCAAGAAGCCCAAGGCTCCGTCTCTGACGGTCTTCCTCACGGGAGGTGCTGCCCGCGATGCCGAGAAGGCCAAGAATGTGCTGTGCCGGCTGGAGCATACCACGCTGCGTAAGGTGACAGCCAACACGGCCATCTACTATGATCCGGATCCGCAGCGCACCGTCATCTCGGAGGATCAGGAGTTCGTGAACGTCTACTACGAGATGCCCGACTTTGATCCGCAGCGCATCTCGCCCTGGCTGCTCCGCATCGAGCTGGACCGCAAGCGCATGACGGACAAGAAGCTGACCATGGAGCAGATTGCCGAGAAGATCAACGTCGGCTTTGGCGAGGATCTGAACTGCATCTTCAACGACGACAACGCCGACAAGCTGGTGCTGCGCATCCGCATCATGAACAACGAGGAGAACAAGTTccaggacgaggacgaggccGTTGACAAGATGGAGGACGACATGTTCCTGCGCTGCATCGAGGCCAACATGCTCTCGGACATGACGCTGCAGGGCATCGAGGCCATCGGCAAGGTGTACATGCATCTGCCCCAAACGGACAGCAAGAAGCGCATCGTGATCACCGAAACGGGCGAGTTCAAGGCCATCGGCGAGTGGCTGCTCGAGACGGACGGCACGTCCATGATGAAGGTGCTCTCCGAGCGGGACGTCGATCCCATTCGCACCTCGTCGAACGACATCTGCGAGATATTCCAGGTGCTGGGCATCGAGGCGGTGCGGAAGTCCGTCGAGAAGGAGATGAACGCCGTGCTGCAGTTCTACGGCCTGTACGTCAACTATCGCCACCTGGCCCTGCTGTGCGACGTGATGACGGCCAAGGGCCACTTGATGGCCATCACCCGTCACGGCATCAACAGGCAGGACACGGGCGCCCTTATGCGTTGCTCCTTCGAGGAAACGGTGGACGTGCTGATGGATGCCGCCGCTCACGCCGAAACGGATCCCATGCGCGGCGTCTCCGAGAACATTATTATGGGCCAGCTGCCCAAGATGGGTACCGGCTGCTTCGATTTGCTGCTGGACGCCGAGAAGTGCCGCTTCGGCATCGAAATTCCCAACACGCTGGGCAGCAGCATGCTGGGTGGCGCCGCCATGTTCATTGGCGGTGGATCCACACCGAGCATGACGCCTCCGATGACGCCGTGGGTCAACTGCAACACGCCGCGCTACTTCTCGCCTCCGGGCCATGGTGAGTCCTTCGCCTGCTGTCTCTTTCTGTTCTGTGAAGCACTAACGTATTGTTGTCTCTTTCAGTGAGCGCCATGACTCCGGGCGGACCCAGTTTCTCGCCCTCGGCGGCCTCAGATGCGTCGGGAATGTCGCCCAGCTGGTCGCCAGCGCATCCGGGCTCCTCGCCCAGCTCGCCGGGACCTTCGATGTCGCCGTACTTCCCGGCCTCGCCCAGTGTGTCGCCCTCGTACTCGCCGACCAGCCCGAACTACACGGCCTCGTCGCCGGGCGGAGCATCACCCAACTATTCGCCCTCGAGTCCGAACTACTCGCCGACATCGCCGCTGTACGCCACGACCAGTCCGCGCTACGCCTCCACCACGCCCAACTTCAATCCGCAGTCGACCGGCTATTCGCCGTCGTCCTCGGGCTACTCGCCCACGTCGCCGGGGTACTCGCCCACGTCCAACTACCAGTCGAGTCCGTCGTTTGCGGGAAGCGGCAGTAACATGTACTCGCCCGGAAACGCGTACTCGCCCAGTTCCTCGAACTACTCACCCAACTCGCCCTCCTATTCGCCGACATCGCCTTCGTACTCGCCCTCGAGTCCGTCCTACTCCCCGACATCGCCCTGCTACTCGCCCACGTCGCCCTCGTACTCACCGACCAGCCCCAACTACACACCCGTGACACCATCCTACTCCCCGACCAGCCCCAACTACTCGGCCTCCCCGCACTACTCGCCGGCATCGCCGGCCTACTCCCAGACCGGCGTCAAGTACTCACCGACATCGCCGACGTACTCGCCGCCGTCGCCGTCGTATGACGGGTCACCGGGGTCGCCGCAATACACACCTGGATCGCCGCAGTACTCACCGGCCTCGCCCAAGTACTCGCCGACATCGCCACTCTACTCACCCAGCTCGCCGCAGCATTCGCCGTCGAACCAGTACAGTCCCA is part of the Drosophila bipectinata strain 14024-0381.07 chromosome XL, DbipHiC1v2, whole genome shotgun sequence genome and encodes:
- the Polr2A gene encoding DNA-directed RNA polymerase II subunit RPB1, whose translation is MSTTGDSKAPLRQVKRVQFGILSPDEIRRMSVTEGGVQFAETMEGGRPKLGGLMDPRQGVIDRTSRCQTCAGNMTECPGHFGHIDLAKPVFHIGFITKTIKILRCVCFYCSKMLVSPHNPKIKEIVMKSKGQPRKRLAYVYDLCKGKTICEGGEDMDLAKENQQTDPNKKPGHGGCGHYQPSIRRTGLDLTAEWKHANEDSQEKKIVVSAERVWEILKHITDEECFILGMDPKYARPDWMIVTVLPVPPLAVRPAVVMFGAAKNQDDLTHKLSDIIKANNELRKNEASGAAAHVIQENIKMLQFHVATLVDNDMPGMPRAMQKSGKPLKAIKARLKGKEGRIRGNLMGKRVDFSARTVITPDPNLRIDQVGVPRSIAQNLTFPELVTPFNIDRMQELVRRGNSQYPGAKYIVRDNGERIDLRFHPKSSDLHLQCGYKVERHLRDDDLVIFNRQPTLHKMSMMGHRVKVLPWSTFRMNLSCTSPYNADFDGDEMNLHVPQSMETRAEVENIHITPRQIITPQANKPVMGIVQDTLTAVRKMTKRDVFITREQMMNLLMFLPTWDGKMPQPCILKPRPLWTGKQIFSLIIPGNVNMIRTHSTHPDEEDDGPYKWISPGDTKVMVEHGELIMGILCKKTLGTSAGSLLHICFLELGHDIAGRFYGNIQTVINNWLLLEGHSIGIGDTIADPQTYNEIQCAIKKAKDDVINVIQKAHNMELEPTPGNTLRQTFENKVNRILNDARDKTGGSAKKSLTEYNNLKAMVVSGSKGSNINISQVIACVGQQNVEGKRIPYGFRKRTLPHFIKDDYGPESRGFVENSYLAGLTPSEFYFHAMGGREGLIDTAVKTAETGYIQRRLIKAMESVMVNYDGTVRNSVGQLIQLRYGEDGLCGELVEFQNMPTVKLSNKSFEKRFKFDWSNERYMRKVFTDDIIKEMTDSSDAIQELESEWDRLVTDRDSLRQIFPNGDSKVVLPCNLQRMIWNVQKIFHINKRLPTDLSPMRVIKGVKGLLERCVIVTGNDRISKQANENATLLFQCLIRSTLCTKYVSEEFRLSTEAFEWLIGEIETRFQQAQANPGEMVGALAAQSLGEPATQMTLNTFHFAGVSSKNVTLGVPRLKEIINISKKPKAPSLTVFLTGGAARDAEKAKNVLCRLEHTTLRKVTANTAIYYDPDPQRTVISEDQEFVNVYYEMPDFDPQRISPWLLRIELDRKRMTDKKLTMEQIAEKINVGFGEDLNCIFNDDNADKLVLRIRIMNNEENKFQDEDEAVDKMEDDMFLRCIEANMLSDMTLQGIEAIGKVYMHLPQTDSKKRIVITETGEFKAIGEWLLETDGTSMMKVLSERDVDPIRTSSNDICEIFQVLGIEAVRKSVEKEMNAVLQFYGLYVNYRHLALLCDVMTAKGHLMAITRHGINRQDTGALMRCSFEETVDVLMDAAAHAETDPMRGVSENIIMGQLPKMGTGCFDLLLDAEKCRFGIEIPNTLGSSMLGGAAMFIGGGSTPSMTPPMTPWVNCNTPRYFSPPGHVSAMTPGGPSFSPSAASDASGMSPSWSPAHPGSSPSSPGPSMSPYFPASPSVSPSYSPTSPNYTASSPGGASPNYSPSSPNYSPTSPLYATTSPRYASTTPNFNPQSTGYSPSSSGYSPTSPGYSPTSNYQSSPSFAGSGSNMYSPGNAYSPSSSNYSPNSPSYSPTSPSYSPSSPSYSPTSPCYSPTSPSYSPTSPNYTPVTPSYSPTSPNYSASPHYSPASPAYSQTGVKYSPTSPTYSPPSPSYDGSPGSPQYTPGSPQYSPASPKYSPTSPLYSPSSPQHSPSNQYSPTGSTYSATSPRYSPNMSIYSPSSTKYSPTSPTYTPTARNYSPTSPMYSPTAPSHYSPTSPAYSPSSPTFEESDD